Proteins from a genomic interval of Syngnathus typhle isolate RoL2023-S1 ecotype Sweden linkage group LG15, RoL_Styp_1.0, whole genome shotgun sequence:
- the rnf167 gene encoding E3 ubiquitin-protein ligase RNF167 — MLQQGGWWMGVHIILLSITFCCIAPLPTHAYIYAHYRNMTMLFEDLPALFGSPLPKEGIMGVLVESRPLNGCATIDPPPPLPPFYDANITKFIALIRRYDCNFDRKVLHAQQAGYSAAIVHNMYSDALLNMNYSNGTIAEEIDIPSVFTSYYASQVLKNFIIPEQGAYVILKPEFAFPLSYYLIPFTGVIVMIILVMLIILVIRCTQHRKRLRKNRLSKEQLKRIPTHKFTKGDDYDVCAICLDEYEEGDKLRVLPCSHAYHCKCVDPWLTQTKKTCPVCKQRVTRNNPEHSESESEEDTGGQGGEEGTEGEADSERTPLLRASNQGSPSGSPGVYSATTMTTAQCIASPVDDDSPVLAYEGYYSPQEDTDSESNDTEDERHHVDDDTAQLIGRGTVHI; from the exons ATGCTTCAGCAAGGTGGGTGGTGGATGGGGGTCCATATAATACTCCTTTCCATCACTTTCTGCTGCATAGCGCCCTTGCCCACACATGCATATATCTATGCT CATTATAGAAATATGACCATGCTGTTTGAGGATCTACCTGCTTTGTTTGGATCGCCACTTCCTAAGGAAGGAATCATG GGAGTCTTAGTGGAGTCCCGGCCTCTTAACGGCTGTGCCACAATTGACCCTCCCCCTCCGTTGCCGCCGTTTTATGATGCCAACATCACTAAATTCATAGCTCTCATCAGACGCTATGATTGTAATTTTGATCGGAAG GTCCTGCATGCGCAGCAAGCTGGGTACAGTGCTGCTATCGTTCACAACATGTACTCTGATGCGCTGCTCAATATGAACTACAGCAATG GTACTATTGCAGAGGAGATTGACATCCCCTCAGTGTTTACCAGCTACTATGCCTCACAAGTTCTCAAGAATTTCATCATTCCAGAGCAAGG AGCCTACGTGATTCTCAAGCCAGAGTTTGCTTTCCCACTCTCATACTACCTTATTCCCTTCACCGGAGTGATTGTCATGATCATCCTGGTGATGTTAATTATCTTG gTTATACGCTGTACACAGCATCGAAAAAGGCTGAGGAAAAACCGCTTGTCCAAGGAACAACTGAAGCGGATTCCTACTCACAAATTCACTAaag GGGATGACTATGATGTGTGTGCCATCTGCTTAGACGAGTATGAAGAAGGAGACAAACTACGGGTTTTACCCTGTTCACATG CCTATCACTGTAAGTGCGTGGACCCGTGGTTGACCCAGACCAAGAAGACGTGCCCCGTGTGCAAACAGCGAGTCACCCGCAACAACCCCGAGCACTCCGAGTCCGAATCTGAGGAGGACACCGGAGGTCAGGGCGGAGAAGAAGGAACGGAGGGCGAAGCCGACTCGGAGCGCACCCCTCTGCTTCGCGCATCCAACCAGGGCTCCCCTTCTGGGAGTCCGGGGGTGTATTCCGCCACCACGATGACCACCGCTCAGTGCATCGCCTCGCCGGTTGACGACGACTCCCCCGTCCTGGCTTACGAAGGTTATTATTCTCCCCAGGAGGACACGGACTCGGAAAGCAATGACACAGAAGATGAGCGGCACCATGTTGACGATGACACCGCTCAGCTGATTGGTAGGGGCACAGTGCACATCTAA